In Solenopsis invicta isolate M01_SB chromosome 9, UNIL_Sinv_3.0, whole genome shotgun sequence, the sequence AGGTTTTAGGATCTCTGATTATAAAtctataatcaaaatttcaaaatttagaaTAGCAGATTCAATATAGCAGATCAAactatttattacttaaatccaataaaatttaatatttttatctgctatattgaattttgaaagtttgattATAGATGCATAATCAGAAATCCCAAAAACCTTTGAAGCAGATTTGACAAACTGTGGCTCATTGGCCGTTCTTCTCTAGGAagaacttttgaattttttgtggAGTGTTCCTTAGATGTcactttatctttattgttaACTAAATGTTAGACAAGAATAGTATGACATCTGGGGAACCAAAGAAAAGAATCTGAACGTACATCTGGAGGGGAACAACTCATGAGCCACAGGCTTGTTTCAAAGTATgggtttattaaaatttttaaaaaattttacattttggtcTGTAATATTGGAGCCaccattttgaaattaaataacaattttttttataataaataactctTACATTGATCTCCAAAATAAGCCCACAAAGatctcgttatttaaatgttgGTGGAAGAGACatacatttttcactttaaacttattttatgaatttttgacaaagtatACAAATCAAGAGGGGAAGCCCctagaaatattgatttttttaagagtcttattctttatgtttaaaatatatccgggaaaaagttgttaacttcaTTTTTATGATAACAAGTTTTCGAAGATTTGgcacatatatgtatgtgccACCAGATACAAAAGGGTTAAGGATGTATCTTAAAtgggtcatatctcaaaacattactaaaaatataaaaattttatagaatattctaatattatacatttgagcatctgtgtaaaatttgagcacaatttacttattggtttaagaagttatttaattttttgtttacttactcttgttttgtatgtaaaattgcaatttaaatgttgTATTTTGTGTTACAGTGTCATCACATGTGACAAACCAGCAACTTAGATgttctgagaggaggaggaggcctagGAGAGGCATCAGGTggcagcggagcaaccttggggtaaatataacttcttatttttaaaaaattaataatcttttttttttatttgattttatttcaataaattaaaaaagtacttaaagaaagaaaaattataaaattttatataaatgaattaaattttgtaaaggtattttttgaatatgattatattactaatcataatattactaaatatctaattaaaagtCGAAAAGTTTGATGTgcgtataaaaattaacttttgatatattgattattttgagcacAGTTTTAATTAACTCTTATGTGTTATGTTACAGTATCATCGCAGCTTCGTGCCTGACTATCTCCGCTTGTTGCACAACGGAACGGTGagtgacaaatttttttataataggatAACAAGAGaatctatgaaatttattttaaaatatattcacacatttattttacaatatattcacatatacCAACAAAATAGTAGTTGAGATAAACTGACTTTTCATAGATTTATTGTTCTAAAATGGATAGACTATCTgcgtaaaattaataagttttttctATTCTTTCGAATCGTTTTATCGATTTGttcgataaattataaataattagaaaaaaaaataatttaaaattttataaaaagttattcttgtaaagtttttttttgtaaaatataaaattatattagaaaatatctaATTATGAAAGATGAattaaaagatttgtttaaaaaatgtaaaaattaatcattttaaaattgatcatttaaaattcttaaatttgtttattagtatattatggcaaatattttataagtatttttgtGATCTTAGattaaacagattttaattaaagattttatttaaaaagtaatttataaattatttaattaaaaagtttccgtataaacatttaattaaactatgtcgacaatttagattttattatttatcgaaaACAGCTATTTGTTTTGGATAGAAATATTCATTGGGAATAAttctatattctatttaatCGAGTTTTAAATGCTACTATATTCAGGAGAAATATGAAAATGAAGTAGCAGGAATGATGCATGATGTCTCCTACTACCATCATGGTAGTAGGTTAAAGATCGCCATTCTTATcgagactttaaaatattaataaaaataagaagttGTAAGACATTGAGATTAGCATGAGAAAAAGAGATTACATCAATGTCAGCGTCGACCCAAGACGCCAAGGTGCCGAAATTCGTCAACTTTGCGATAGGTGGCATATCGGGGTAAAAAAAGATTCATATCACAGTTACTCATTAAGACAATGaaagtgttattatttttttttaaagagggAAAAAGGCAAATATCTAACGAGTAATTTAGCTTGAAACTCACGGTAATTTTATTCCGCTGATGACAGAGTGATAGCTCAGTTCGTGACGCATCCTATGGATGTTCTTAAGATACGCATGCAAGTATCGCATGATACTTTGCGTGATACAGCACTCCGCACGTTTTACACGGGTGGAGTTTGCGGTTTTTACTCGGGGCTGAGTGCGGCTATTCTTCGTCAATTGACCTACACAACCAGCAGACTTGGGATCTACAACACGTTGCTGGATATCGGGGAGTAATGTCAGTCATAGCGTTTCGAAATTAATCATAATTCGCAGAGTCGTTTTGAATATCGAATGCAAATTTGGTGTTTAGCGTCTGTATTATAAAACTCTATAAGTGTTAATATTCCtaaaatgttatacaaatattgttacaaattaaaataatattctgaaaatattatttaatatttttaatattattttaatattatgggaatgttgtattaatattacatatccgttttttacataatatttatggaatattataaaaatgttctaagaatattatttttgttaaaaaattaatgtaaattattatgcataaaatattcataaactttacaattattatattaaaagtgaGAATattcttatgtaatatttatataatatcagGAGTGAAcgtataactattttttataaatattaaataatattttaggaatattatttaaaattaaataatattgtagcgctaaTAGGAAAACGTCTCATTTAAATTCCTTCCTTTTAGGCAACATTTTGgctatttaaattacgttacgATGATTAGTATTGGGATGGTAGCTGGCGTGATAGGCTCTTTTATCGGTACCCCCGCGGATATGATATTGATTCGCATGGTGGCTGATGAGAATTTGCCACCAGGTATTCCTATCTTTTTcggtttatattaatttcttgagAATGACTtggaaggataaaaaaaaaatacaaatgtaaaagtGTTGCTTATTTGACATGAGAATTACTGCCTAGAAAAGCGAAGAAATTATAAGAACGCCGCTAGTGCCATCTTTAATGTATGGAAAACTGAGGGATTTTCCGGGTTATGGAGAGGAGCGGTGCCCACGATGGGTAGGGCAGCGATTGTAAATGGAGCACAGTTAGGTACATACACGAGAGCGAAGATGTTGCTGCGAGACACAGgtcaattaaaatttgcaatattaaacTTATCCTTTCCGCAACGTAgaaaaaagtgtaataaatataagaaaaaatatatgagaatgtaaatattagaatataaatgagagttaataaaagtataataaaagtacaatagaaaattacaatcaatatgattttaattacGATGATTTTAATAGATCTTTTTAGTGCGACAGGGTATATCCAAAACGATATACCACTGCAATTTACTGCTGCTATGATGTCCAGCGTAATTACGTGTTTTGCTTCGATTCCAGTGGACGTAGCTAAAACTAGGTAACACGACGAGATATCAAAGGCGAGATAATTAAAGTctttaaatatgcatttttgtaGGATTCAAAACTGGAGACAGTCTACGAAACCACCTGGTGTCATGGctatgattattaaaattgctaAAACGGAAAGCGTAATGTCGTTGTGGCGCGGTCTTCTTCCGTATTATTCCAGAGCTGCTCCCAATACCGTAATTACCATGGTATGTGTTGATCAATTTCATCGAATGTACTTGACATTCTTTCCGGCATCGTAATGTAGTTTACCTCTGTCAATGTGAATTGCTTTCCTTCAATTGCACGATATAATTGGAATAAAATCTATAACTGAGATGTTGTAATTGTTTAATCAAATCAGcgtgaatattattttagaatgtTACATAAAagcacgtttttttttattttgacaatttttttattattacttttaatatattctatataaacgCATCAGTTGCTCGTTGATAACGAGAGTTAGTACCGTGTGCGGCCCGATCCTGCAGTAAGTTGGCCAGAAACCTTTCCAAAGAGATCTTATCCCCTCGGTTTTCGCAATTGTCATTATAACTGAGACCATGCCCGGAGGTTTGTCAGTGGTCTTCATGTTTTGGATTCTGCGAAGAAGCGACGatgaaaatcttattaaattgaaaaatcgaCAAGCTAAACCAAAAATAACGAGCTTTAACAAGGtgtagatttattatatatttattttattatttaattaattgtcttAATTAATGTTAACGAAATAAATACATAGTAAATCTATATCTTCTAATTTAATGGAATGCTCAAGCAAATAACGCAGAAGCTGAGTTTGTTATCGATCTATTACTTGGTAAATACGAACgataattcattattaaactaattcaaggtttaatagttttatttgagaaatttcaagtattaaaaTCGTTGATAACCTGGTCTTGGCAATGTCAAAAGGCATGGAGTTGAAGGCAGTGATAAATCCTGACATCATCGACGCACCGAAATGCAAGCCTATACCTTCTTTAACATTCACTATAAgaataacaatttttcaattaatataaagatttaaaaaatgtaggtaaaagaatattataatatattacaaatgaaatattatagattcttgtagaatttttaacaataacgtACAtgtatattcaatttatattcaagaaattgaattatgaaaataaatagtagtaattgtaagataaattgTTAACTGCTGTTTAGACGTACTTCGTGACGCGATTAAATGCTTCATTTGGCTATAAGTGGCCAGTTGCGAAACGTTAACGACAATAGCTCTTCCTATCGTAGCTACACTTCCTCTCCAAAGAGTGAATATTCCTTCTTCTCTGACAATTCTAACGAAAGCGTCAAGcacgtttttataatttcttcgcTGCTCtaagtattaaaaacattagCAAAATTAGCTAggatttattttagaatatgtATTCTTTTACATTGATGAAACTCAGTGCACTAATTatcttgtataaaatttatcattaccCACTGGTAATCTGCCATCTGTTGTCATTCTCACGAGAGCGACGTCGGCTGGTGTTCCAAAGAAAGCCCCCACGGCACCAGCAGTCCCAGCCATAAATGCCAGAACCGCGAAATTGGGACGGCCGACGAATCTTTGTCTAAAATGCAATCGGCCTCTTTTTAGAAACTGCAGAGCCAGATGGCGACTTTAATTGTTTCATCCGTTTTGATTATTTAGTCGACGCAACCGTCATGCTGAGTCATCAGACGTCTGAAAGACGGCCTGATCTCATTTCGATTTTGTTCGGACTTTCTTTTAAGACTTTTATGCCGTCTGAAAATATTCTTGATctctcctttcaattttttttttttatttattttgattgatgTTATCGGAATACCTCCAAAACTCTTGCATCTGATTATAAGTCCCGAGTCGCACGGTCGTGTACGATGCTTGTCTAACGAGACCAGCCGATAAGCCGTTGTAAAACGAAAGAATGCCCTCTTTGCTGTACGTGGTACTGATTACATTCAAAATCGATGCTTTTCCTTTCTGCACTTGCATCCTATTTTTGATCACGTCCATTGGGTGAACCACGCAAGTGGCCGCCATCCTGAGATACAAATAGaattttaagtatattaaattttacgaaatttaatataaagtagtAGTTAATTAactttagtttatttcaagCTGTAAGAAATTACCCGGAAAGGCCACCCagcaaaaaatttatcattggCGGTATAggttttctcttcttttccttcgtctcttcctctttcttcgacatttttaatagtttgttGTACCGGCGAGATAAATGCTTTTAAATAAGTTAGATGGTTGGTTTCTGTTCCTCAAGGTAATCTAAAATACTTGTAAAGCCTTTCAAGTTGAAATACACGTGTATTCGAATCTACATAATGTCAAATCGTGTAAAACCGTGCTTTATGAAATTGTATTGTTAACCTACTGTTTTGTAGCACGGCGATGAAATATCGATTCTTATAAATCGATCTTTATACGaattggattttattttcattattacttGCATTCATTACTTCATTCAAACGGAAAGAGAAATGAAAAGATACATATAGATTGTTTGCCATTTTAAATGATTGATTTATTCTGATATAAGGATTTGATACATCAAGtattgcttacacgaagaatcatattttataaCCGTTCATATGAGAAATTAGTTCACATTAAAAGCATGCTATGTTACTGAATCATGTTACATGGTAATACgttcatattaatttatgtgTTTTGTTAATTGAACGTGCACGTGATACGAAACGTGTTTTCAAGGAAACCTGTTTCGGACGACTTATTTAATTGCTCGAGAAAGGACTATAATGTTTTATGACGTATAACGAGTGCCCACTGGAATAAGGAGCCGTGAGAGTGCTCGAACTTTCACAACTTGGTAAATTCTTTGTTCGTAAATTGCTGGTAAATTTCGTCTTGGCGTGGATTACTTTGTTTATACCGATTTTTGCGTGAGTCAAAACGCACCAGACTTGACCGTGTGACGCGAAAATGACTCGGGTAGCGTCccaaataaatgatataatgatCGGACGGGTGGCCTGGTAATTGCGGACGGACGACTTACAAATTAACGCCGTTTATTGCAAACGGCAGTTTActgcaaataatatatttgatcgACCGGAACAGGTTTCGGACAAGTGCAGCGACGGCCTCTGTATTTTCTTCTCGGTCGTTCCGCTTTGACGGTTGACTCTccgatttttttcttgtttggCGCTAACCCCATTTCCTTTTTAATCTCCTACAAACAAGGACGATTCTTTGTAATTGTTTGCGATTCTATTAATTTCAAACTTCCGCATTGTGCGGATGTTTAAATGTTTACCTCTATAACTTTGACAATCGGATAAAGCGGTCTCACGCCCTTCGACTCTTCTAAAACTTCGTTGCCATAAAGCAAAATCCTTTGATTGGCTTTCTCAATTGCTGCTTTAATGGCTTCGACTTCGAGAATTTCTTTTTCACGGTTTTTTTCGATTCGTTCCTTTTCCTCCtgatgattaatattaaaattgtaagaaattatCTCTGtgcatatgaaattatattttaaaaacatgcaCCTAAGATAACTGTGCACTGAAATTCTtcatgttcaagtaaatatatttattttaacattatttctctgatttaaataagtattagctggcataaaataatttatttttttattttaattttggaaatatttttttttatcaaaaaataatgttacaataaatatatttaaaaaaatggttaaaataaatttagatcttttgaaatttaaaacaattagtaatcGGGAATTAGCCTAATATCCgattactaattgttttaaatatatttacttgaacataaacacatttttttaatgtacaaatggaatccaaataaaaaaagaaataataattaaaaaaaaattattcttgaagaatgtgaaaattattattaaattcgtTAGAGGAATCTAGTCTCTTACAAAATCTTTCCGCAATTCATTTCCATATTCCAGTTTTTGTTGCCATTGTTGCTTCCGATCTTCCAAATCGGTCTGCTTGTCGTACTCATCTCTCTTAAATCTTTGCATCATCTCCCAAGCTCTTAGGTCCTTTTCCTCTTGTCTTTGCTTCGTCTTGACAGCCGCGTCATGAAGCTTATATTCCTCCATGAGAGCGCGCATCTTCTCTTCTCGTTCCTTTTGCGCTTTTCGCTTTTCCGCTTCAGCTGCCTCTTTCTCTTCGATAGCTTTTTTCAAGATTTCTTGCTCTTTAGCCTCGTGAGCTTGCTCGGTTGAAACATGTTGTTCCGCTGAAACGGGATTCGTTAATTATTGGGTCTGTTCTACTCGTGAATTCCGGCGTACAAAATGTATGTTTGCAGAATTTATGAAAGCATCATCGGACCTATAATCTGCAAACGACgcgctttctctttcttttcttttagcGCCAATGATTTATGCATTTTCTGTATTCGATTTTTAGCCTCTCGACTAATTTCTAACGCCCGATCTTCCGACTCTTCATTGTGCTTTAATTCCAGTTCGAATCGTTTCTTCTCTTCTATCGCTTCCTTGAAAAATTGCTGGAgtctcttctttttatttaatagctatataaatagaatatatattacaatttacaataaaaaagtttttggcAAATATCGGTGCTTACATTTtgcatctctttctctttcgtaaGCTGCATATCTCGAGTCGTGTTTCTTTGTTCCTGTTTTTCAGTTTCCAACGCCTCCGCTTCTTTCAGCTTATTATCCCGTTCGTTCTCTTCGATCCTGGTTTATAATTAATCTGATAATACACGTCGCAACGTAAcgtcaaaaataaatttctttgactttgatacgaataataatttatattaacattaatatctaTTCAATTTTTACTAACATTGCtacaaatatttagaattataatctcacgtttatatgttaaaattcccattaaaattaatatttactgttttttCAATGCAGTCCTGTAATTCTTGATTTTCTTCATTCGTTCCTCCGTTTCTTGTCTCTTTTGCTCCTCATATTTTGCAACGTCCGTCTTAATCGAATTAGCATATCTTACATCATGTTCTTTGTCTATCGCTCTAATAGTCTTTTGAAACGCCACTTGGGCATCCAGCTCCCTGAGACACTAATAAAAATCATGGTAGACTATTTTGAGTTTAATTAACGCAGCTTGACTTACGAATTACGTGAATGTTGCTTTCGTGAGAAAGTACCTCGGAGACGAGGAGAGCGCGATTAATCTGTCGACACAAAGGTCTCTTTTGCTGGAGCAATTTTCTTGCTTGCTGCACCACCTCAGCACGCTCCGCCACCTTCTTCTCCGTCATTTCCTTGACGAACATTTTCCTCTCCTCCTCGGACTTTTGTCTCTTTGACAATAATTCTTTCTTCTGTCTCGCCTTTATGTTCTATTATCAAACCATTTTTGTTTCAACGGCGTTATCAGTTGCTgctatatgaaataaaatttgaaaagaattttgcaaatgccTAAAAATGCATTTGCAAATGTCTAGAGAAATTCATTTTTACTTTCTTCGAAATCCTATAGTACATAttgacaaaacaaaaattttaaatatatcctatctctacatttttaaatgtacatattaaagtttagaaataaaatattctttgtatttGTTATCGCAATTATATTGAATCGAGAATAAATTACGCATACTTCTATTGTGATGTCCCATGATTTACTTTTTTCGTAAGTCGCCTTTTTCAACGCTGCAATTTTTGCAGCTTCCTTTTCCTGCTGGGCCGCTATTCTATTCTCTTCCGTAGTATAATCCACGAAACGCTGAAAGGTGAAACGCTGAAAGGTGTCCTTCGTCACTATTAACGCCCGAGTTCTTTCAGACACCTGCAAAAGCGCggttaaattttcagaaatactaGACGTAGGGAAAATTCGGTTTATACGAACTCCACGTTTGGGAGTAAATAAAAACACTCACTTTAGTGTTCTCGAGCGTCTGCCCGGGCTTCAAAAGATACGTCGTACGCATTTCCGGATGATGTATCTTTTTCCGCACCATTTTAGAATTATGATAATTGACACGAAGTACAAAGCTTTTCAATTTGAAGTGATATGAACACTGCTGGTAAACTGCAATTCAACGAATATGTGTAAACTATCTTCATGCAGTGCGGTTGACATAGAAACCAAATAAAAGCGATCAATATGTGACTTCATGAAAGAACAGAACCGAATAAAATccattttatagttatttttaatgtgtttatgAAAATCATCGttttttatacatctttttAAGAGAAATAGAGTTACCAGAATAATTCACTTAGATCTTAGATTgacaatattcaaaattattatttaataattatttaaggtagcttaattaacttaattaatttaatttgatttttttatcaaagttagTTTTAGGTTTGAatcatctaaatttttagatttttaaattttaaaaatttgtttattcttACGAGTAACATTGTCTCTAATTTATTGTAAACAGAAACCATTGATCAGAAGTAATTACAATATCTTAAACGagaattagtaaaataaataaatggggaactgtatttaataattaattctaataaaagttgttctcaaagtatattataaatataaatcaaatgtataaataaaaaatataagtatatagacaattattttaataaaaatgataaaagcaTAGGAAATTCGAAGTACCGTAATTGacaaatgtaatatcaaaattttccaTAGATAGAttacataacaaaatatataatcgtTATGTGTccaataaaagtataaatacatacatacataaaatcgataacaataaaattaatacttcaTTATTTATGGCATTTTTACATTCAACGCCTCAGTAAATATAGATACAAGAAACTCTAAAGCCTCCTTTCCAGTTGGAATAATTTGTTCAGATGGTTGCAAAAAGCCGTATTGACCATCATCGCGCAATTTGTAGACAACCACGAGGTGCTTACGCAAAATATTTGCAACGTAATCTGCACTAGTACCGCTCGCTAAACCTATaagtaattttacattatttaataatgaaccATCTCTGTTAAATAGCAATTTTAATCTAACGAaatacaacaataaatattttatgtattgtaaatatataaggAAGAAACTAGTGAAGGAAAGTTATATACACgaatttttcgaaataattaagtGTTCATGTACCGTCTAATTCGCCAATAGTTCCAATCTCGTATTTGGTGTTGAACTTCTGTTCTAGATTATTGATTACAGTCTTGCATAAACGTAACTAAAATCACAAAGGAGggatgttttaaattattaatagcaaATATGAATGcacgttttatataaaagagtttgagaaaatcatgaaaatgtattgctttaaattttatttgctctgagatattgtttttcttcttaaaacaattattttttacacacaattcttttttattttacttatgtaGTTTCTTACCAGCCAAtcgtaagaaaaaaagttatgttgAACCGTATAGGCATGAGGAATCATCAATTTTTGTCCAAAACCTTGAAACGAGATATATGCATGGAAGGTAGTATTGGACATGTAATGTGCTACAATATCTATCTCTTGTTCTGAGAATGGCCTATTTCCGGGATAATTATCATTGCAAGGATTGCTACTGTTGCTAATAGCTGAAAATAACAAGTTATAATATCACATCAACGGATCTTAACGTTATAAGTTTCTCAAAAATTATCTGAATTTtcagtaacatttttttttactgaacattatttgttacatttttctatttatcgAATACTTACTATTCCATCGAAAATTCCAGTTTCTATTAAGATTCGATCCTTGGCAGGTAGAACTGAACGGTTCAAACCATGGCAGAACTTTACGAGTTTTACTCCATAATCTGTCCTGGAAATCATTAAAAGAAACTCATTGGTgtgaataatttcaatttataattaataattataattaaaattattagaatattaaataactaaacaacattaaataatgttgcgtaaaataaatcttacatGAGTACGCGAATATTCATATCCGTCGGGATTTAATACCGGGAAAATATACCAATTATGGTTGTCAGCTATATATCTCACACGCGGGTCTTCGCTAAACAATAATTGGTGCAGAATATACATGACAGTTGCGGGCGAAATCCATTCCCTGCCATGCATGCCACCGTCAATGAAGATTCCGTGTGTCTGTGCATCATCACGTTTAGCGAATAATTTTATACCTTTGATATAACGGTTTTCATATGAACAGCATAATCCAATTAATTTCACTATTTTGGGATATTTCTTGTGCAAATAATCGAGATTGTTGTAAATGTTAGAAATGTTATGATAGCTATTAAAATCGAAATTCTGTGATTGATTGTGAGGAATAGTATTGTTGATCAGTTTttgaatattatcaattttgagTTCATGTGTTGCCTGGAAATCTTTCATACTATCGTAGAAATCGGTCAGATTGTGCGGAGACACCATGAGAAGTGCTTCTCTGTTTATCCAACTTGGTTCTTGCCAATAGCTGAACTgtaaatgagataaaattttgcttaactaaaatttaatcttaaatccGTTGACAAAATCTATATACATTTCTTAATTTCAAAACGTTTTACTTATAGATGATGTTGAATATATatctaagaaattaattttatttaatttggatctgttattaaaaaacgcttaagaatttctatttttagtttaaaaaaatagtgcGTAACTAAATTTGtattggagaaaaaaaatctgCATTGTTcgtagtttttatttttatgtaaagtttaCTTACTCCATTCTCGTTGTTCAACGATTGAAGTACTTCTAAATGCGTTTCCATTGTCGGGATAATTCTGAAGAGTTTGTAATTTTCGTAGGTAACTTTTGCGGCAGCTAAACCCGTGGTCACAATAAATAACACTGTTATCCTCCACATGATGGCTATATGCAAACAGATCTCtcttaatttgatttataactattcgtctacattatataaatgcatcgtatcagtattataaaaaaacttaatcataaataattgttattatccATGAAAAATTTACACACACAATTCTTG encodes:
- the LOC105207404 gene encoding mitochondrial 2-oxoglutarate/malate carrier protein, which encodes MDVLKIRMQVSHDTLRDTALRTFYTGGVCGFYSGLSAAILRQLTYTTSRLGIYNTLLDIGEQHFGYLNYVTMISIGMVAGVIGSFIGTPADMILIRMVADENLPPEKRRNYKNAASAIFNVWKTEGFSGLWRGAVPTMGRAAIVNGAQLGTYTRAKMLLRDTDLFSATGYIQNDIPLQFTAAMMSSVITCFASIPVDVAKTRIQNWRQSTKPPGVMAMIIKIAKTESVMSLWRGLLPYYSRAAPNTVITMVCVDQFHRMYLTFFPAS
- the LOC105207401 gene encoding zinc carboxypeptidase, which codes for MWRITVLFIVTTGLAAAKVTYENYKLFRIIPTMETHLEVLQSLNNENGFSYWQEPSWINREALLMVSPHNLTDFYDSMKDFQATHELKIDNIQKLINNTIPHNQSQNFDFNSYHNISNIYNNLDYLHKKYPKIVKLIGLCCSYENRYIKGIKLFAKRDDAQTHGIFIDGGMHGREWISPATVMYILHQLLFSEDPRVRYIADNHNWYIFPVLNPDGYEYSRTHDRLWSKTRKVLPWFEPFSSTCQGSNLNRNWNFRWNTISNSSNPCNDNYPGNRPFSEQEIDIVAHYMSNTTFHAYISFQGFGQKLMIPHAYTVQHNFFSYDWLLRLCKTVINNLEQKFNTKYEIGTIGELDGLASGTSADYVANILRKHLVVVYKLRDDGQYGFLQPSEQIIPTGKEALEFLVSIFTEALNVKMP
- the LOC105207403 gene encoding mitochondrial 2-oxoglutarate/malate carrier protein, whose protein sequence is MAATCVVHPMDVIKNRMQVQKGKASILNVISTTYSKEGILSFYNGLSAGLVRQASYTTVRLGTYNQMQEQRFVGRPNFAVLAFMAGTAGAVGAFFGTPADVALVRMTTDGRLPVEQRRNYKNVLDAFVRIVREEGIFTLWRGSVATIGRAIVVNVSQLATYSQMKHLIASRMNVKEGIGLHFGASMMSGFITAFNSMPFDIAKTRIQNMKTTDKPPGMVSVIMTIAKTEGIRSLWKGFWPTYCRIGPHTVLTLVINEQLMRLYRIY
- the LOC105207418 gene encoding vicilin-like seed storage protein At2g18540, producing MVRKKIHHPEMRTTYLLKPGQTLENTKVSERTRALIVTKDTFQRFTFQRFVDYTTEENRIAAQQEKEAAKIAALKKATYEKSKSWDITIENIKARQKKELLSKRQKSEEERKMFVKEMTEKKVAERAEVVQQARKLLQQKRPLCRQINRALLVSECLRELDAQVAFQKTIRAIDKEHDVRYANSIKTDVAKYEEQKRQETEERMKKIKNYRTALKKQIEENERDNKLKEAEALETEKQEQRNTTRDMQLTKEKEMQNLLNKKKRLQQFFKEAIEEKKRFELELKHNEESEDRALEISREAKNRIQKMHKSLALKEKKEKARRLQIIAEQHVSTEQAHEAKEQEILKKAIEEKEAAEAEKRKAQKEREEKMRALMEEYKLHDAAVKTKQRQEEKDLRAWEMMQRFKRDEYDKQTDLEDRKQQWQQKLEYGNELRKDFEEKERIEKNREKEILEVEAIKAAIEKANQRILLYGNEVLEESKGVRPLYPIVKVIEEIKKEMGLAPNKKKIGESTVKAERPRRKYRGRRCTCPKPVPVDQIYYLQ